From Campylobacter pinnipediorum subsp. caledonicus:
TATTATCTGGAAATTCTTCTAAAGACATTTTATGCTGTTCTATTTTAATTTCACGTTTTTCATTTATAAAAACGGTCAAATCTTTTTGTAAGGTATTTGATGACTTTGTTTTAGAACCGGTTGGCAAGTTGATATCTTCTTGATAAACTATAGTTGGCATAGTAACCATTAATATAGCTAATAATACAAGCATAATATCAACAAGTGGTGTTATGTTTAATTCTGGCACATCATCATCAAATTTAAAATCAGCCAATTTCATCCTTTATACCAAGTATTACATCGGCTTGACGCTGCAAAACACCTATAAGTTCATATGCTTTTCTTTTTATTAGAAGATTGAAAGTATATGCTGGTATAGCGACAAATATTCCAGCCCCAGTAGCGATAAGTGCTTCTGATATAGCAGGAGCGATAACATTTAAAGATGTATTAGCACTACTTCCTAAATTAGAAAATGTTTCTAAAATAGACACTACGGTTCCAAAAAGACCTATAAATGGAGATGTAGATGCAATAATTCCAAGCCATACTAGACCGCTAGTTGACTTTCTTTCAGCTAAATTTAAAGCTATATTTAGCTTTTCTTTTGTTAAGCCATTTGAAATAAATTTCTTAAAAAAAGAATCTCTTGGTAAATTTTTAGCACCCATCAACAAAGACTCAAGAGCATTTTGTTCTTTTCTTTGAAATGCTCCAAGTCCTGTCATTCTAGAAAATAATATTGTAAAACTTATTATAAAATATAAAGAAAGCCAAGATAATACAAATATGGTTATAAAGCTACTCTTAGAAAAATAGTTTAAAACAATATCTATAGATGTCATTACTTATTTCTCGCAATATTTTCCATTTTTGATATAGTAGCAGCAAATGCATTTTTATCACTACTTATACTATTAAATAACTCCTTAGCTTTATTTAGCGAATCAGATAAATCACTTTCGCTATTTCCTGATATATAAACAGCACCATCTGCAAGTATAGTTACTTTTTCTTCATCTATCTTAGCATAACCCCAATTTATAGCAACTATATCGTGCTTGTTATCCAAATCTTGTATGTCTATTATGCCTGCTTGAAGAAGTGAAACCAAGGAAGCATGACTTGGTAAAACACCAAATTCGCCATCGCTTCCAGGCAGTACAACACTACTTACATCGCCAGAAAAAACTTGCCCTTGAGGTGTAACTATTTCTAAATGTAATTTATTCATTTATGCTTCCTTTTTAGGCTTAAGACTTAAGTTTTTCAGCTTTAGCAATAGCCTCTTCTATACTTCCAACCATATAAAATGCTGCTTCCGGAAGTTCATCATATTTACCTTCTAATATGCCTTTAAATCCGGCTATACTTTCTTCAAGACTAACATATTTTCCAGGACTACCTGTAAAAACTTCAGCAACAAAGAATGGCTGAGATAAAAATCTCTCTATCTTTCTTGCTCTATCAACTGTTAATTTATCTTCTTCGCTAAGTTCATCCATACCTAATATAGCTATGATATCTTGCAAATCTTTATATTTTTGAAGCACAGCTTGAACACCACGAGCAACTTTATAGTGTTCTTCTCCAAGAATTTGTGGGTCTAGCATACGAGATGTTGAGTCGAGTGGATCAACTGCTGGGTAGATACCTTTTTCAGCTATAGCACGGTTTAGAACTGTTGTAGCATCAAGGTGAGCAAAAACAGTTGCCGGTGCTGGGTCTGTCAAGTCATCAGCTGGAACATAAACAGCTTGAACTGATGTAATTGAACCTTTTTTTGTAGATGTAATTCTTTCTTGGAATTTACCCATTTCACTTGCTAGTGTAGGTTGATAACCAACCGCTGATGGGATACGACCAAGTAAGGCTGACATCTCTGCACCTGATTGAGAAAAACGGAATATATTATCTATAAACATCAATACATCAAGACCCATTTCATCTCTAAAATACTCAGCCATTGTTAAACCAGTAAGTGCTATACGGTTTCTTGCTCCTGGTGGTTCGTTCATCTGTCCATAGCACAGTGCAACTTTATCCAATACGTTTGACTCTTTCATTTCATGATAAAGGTCATTACCCTCTCTTGTTCTTTCACCAACGCCAGCAAATACAGAATAACCACTATGTTTAAAAGCAACATTGTGAATAAGTTCCATAATAATGACTGTTTTTCCAACTCCAGCACCACCAAATAAGCCAACTTTTCCTCCCTTTGCATAAGGAGCTAGTAAGTCAACGACTTTTATACCTGTTTCAAAAATTTCACTTTTTGTGCTTTGTTCTTCAAATGGAGGCGGATCTCTATGGATAGACCAATGATTTTCAAATTTAATATCTTCACCTTCGTCAATCAAATCACCAACAACGTTAAAAATTCTACCCAAAACCTTTTCACCAACTGGTATGCTAATAGGTGTTCCTAATGCAGTAGCTTCAAGACCTCTTGTAAGCCCTTCACTCATATCCATCGCAATAGTTCTAACTCTATTATCTCCTAAGTGTGCAGCTACTTCTAAAACCAGTCTATTTTTTTTGCCTTCAACATCAAAGAAAACTTCAATAGCTTCATTAATCTTTGGCAAATAGTCATTAAAATCAACGTCTACTACGGGACCCATTACTTGACTAATAATACCCTTCATTTATACTCCTTATCTTATTTCATTGACTCAACACCACTTATTATCTCAATAAGTTCGGTGGTTATGGATTCTTGTCTAGCTTTGTTGTAAGCTAGGTTTAACTGCTTAACTCTTTCTTTAGCGTTATTTGTTGCATTGTCCATAGCTTGCATTCTTGCACTATGTTCAGCGGCTAATGAGTCAACCAGTGAAAAATACATATTGTATTCAAAATATTTTTTAAGCAATTCATCTAAAATTTTTGAACTACCATCTTCAGGTTCAAATTCTATCAATGAATCTGTCTTTACATCAGATGTTTTTGGTGGCTCTATCGGCGCAATATCTGTAATTTTTATCTCTTGCGAAATCATATTTTTATAGCCGTTATGAACCAATATTATCTTATCTGTTACACCATTTATAAA
This genomic window contains:
- a CDS encoding biopolymer transporter ExbD — its product is MADFKFDDDVPELNITPLVDIMLVLLAILMVTMPTIVYQEDINLPTGSKTKSSNTLQKDLTVFINEKREIKIEQHKMSLEEFPDNILLIGQKYEKNSPVYIKADKNLKYDDVMFALKTLKNSGFTKVALQTN
- a CDS encoding MotA/TolQ/ExbB proton channel family protein; amino-acid sequence: MTSIDIVLNYFSKSSFITIFVLSWLSLYFIISFTILFSRMTGLGAFQRKEQNALESLLMGAKNLPRDSFFKKFISNGLTKEKLNIALNLAERKSTSGLVWLGIIASTSPFIGLFGTVVSILETFSNLGSSANTSLNVIAPAISEALIATGAGIFVAIPAYTFNLLIKRKAYELIGVLQRQADVILGIKDEIG
- the atpC gene encoding ATP synthase F1 subunit epsilon, giving the protein MNKLHLEIVTPQGQVFSGDVSSVVLPGSDGEFGVLPSHASLVSLLQAGIIDIQDLDNKHDIVAINWGYAKIDEEKVTILADGAVYISGNSESDLSDSLNKAKELFNSISSDKNAFAATISKMENIARNK
- the atpD gene encoding F0F1 ATP synthase subunit beta → MKGIISQVMGPVVDVDFNDYLPKINEAIEVFFDVEGKKNRLVLEVAAHLGDNRVRTIAMDMSEGLTRGLEATALGTPISIPVGEKVLGRIFNVVGDLIDEGEDIKFENHWSIHRDPPPFEEQSTKSEIFETGIKVVDLLAPYAKGGKVGLFGGAGVGKTVIIMELIHNVAFKHSGYSVFAGVGERTREGNDLYHEMKESNVLDKVALCYGQMNEPPGARNRIALTGLTMAEYFRDEMGLDVLMFIDNIFRFSQSGAEMSALLGRIPSAVGYQPTLASEMGKFQERITSTKKGSITSVQAVYVPADDLTDPAPATVFAHLDATTVLNRAIAEKGIYPAVDPLDSTSRMLDPQILGEEHYKVARGVQAVLQKYKDLQDIIAILGMDELSEEDKLTVDRARKIERFLSQPFFVAEVFTGSPGKYVSLEESIAGFKGILEGKYDELPEAAFYMVGSIEEAIAKAEKLKS